One window from the genome of Balaenoptera musculus isolate JJ_BM4_2016_0621 chromosome 3, mBalMus1.pri.v3, whole genome shotgun sequence encodes:
- the ANGPTL4 gene encoding angiopoietin-related protein 4 gives MRYAPTAGAALVLCAATAGLLSAQGRPEPPETPRFASWDEVNVLAHGLLQLGNGLREHVERTRGQLGELERRLGACGAACKDPEGSAAPPFAPENLVPPAGDAVPETLRSFQTQLKAQNSRIQQLFQKVAQQQRHLEKQHLRIQNLQNQMGHLAPMHLGHGVAKRARRKRLPKMAQLAGPAHNISRLHKLPRDCQELFEEGERQSGLFQIQPQGSSSFLVNCKMTSDGGWTVIQRRQDGSVDFNQPWEAYKDGFGDPQGEFWLGLEKVHRIMGDRGSRLAVQLQDWEGNAESLQFPVHLGGEDTAYSLQLTAPVASKLGTTTFSPSGLSLPFSTWDQDHDLRGDKNCAKSLSGGWWFGTCGHSNLNGQYFHSIPRQRQQLKKGIFWKTWRGRYYPLQATTMLIQPTAAEAAS, from the exons ATGCGCTATGCGCCAACAGCCGGAGCAGCCCTGGTGCTGTGCGCCGCCACCGCCGGGCTGCTGAGCGCGCAGGGCCGCCCGGAGCCTCCGGAGACGCCGCGCTTCGCCTCCTGGGACGAGGTGAATGTGCTGGCGCACGGGCTCCTGCAGCTCGGCAACGGGCTACGCGAGCATGTGGAGCGCACCCGTGGGCAGCTGGGCGAGCTGGAGCGGCGTCTGGGCGCGTGCGGGGCCGCCTGCAAGGATCCTGAGGGGTCAGCCGCGCCTCCGTTCGCCCCGGAGAATCTGGTCCCTCCCGCCGGCGACGCAGTCCCGGAGACCCTCCGCAGCTTTCAG ACTCAGCTCAAGGCTCAGAACAGCAGGATCCAGCAACTCTTTCAGAAGGTGGCCCAGCAGCAGCGGCACCTGGAGAAGCAGCACCTGAGAATCCAGAACCTGCAGAACCAG ATGGGCCACTTGGCCCCCATGCACCTGGGCCACGGGGTGGCCAAGCGTGCCAGGAGGAAGAGGCTACCCAAGATGGCCCAGCTTGCTGGCCCAGCTCACAATATCAGCCGCCTGCACA AGCTGCCCAGGGACTGCCAGGAGCTGTttgaagagggagagaggcaaagTGGATTGTTCCAGATCCAGCCCCAGGGGTCCTCCTCATTCCTGGTTAACTGCAAGATGACCTCAG ATGGAGGCTGGACTGTAATTCAGAGGCGCCAGGATGGCTCAGTGGACTTTAACCAGCCCTGGGAAGCCTACAAGGATGGCTTCGGAGACCCCCAAG GCGAGTTCTGGCTGGGCCTGGAGAAGGTGCACCGCATCATGGGGGACCGTGGCAGCCGCCTAGCTGTGCAGCTGCAGGACTGGGAGGGCAATGCCGAGTCACTGCAGTTCCCCGTCCACCTGGGTGGCGAAGACACAGCCTACAGCCTGCAGCTCACGGCGCCCGTGGCCAGCAAACTGGGTACCACCACCTTCTCGCCCAGCGGcctctccctgcctttctccACTTGGGACCAGGACCACGACCTCCGCGGAGACAAGAACTGTGCAAAGAGCCTCTCTG GTGGCTGGTGGTTCGGTACCTGCGGCCACTCCAACCTTAATGGCCAGTATTTCCATTCCATCCCGCGGCAGCGGCAGCAGCTTAAGAAGGGCATTTTCTGGAAGACCTGGCGGGGCCGCTACTACCCGCTGCAGGCCACCACCATGCTGATCCAGCCCACAGCGGCCGAAGCAGCCTCCTAG